ACTATTTATCTAAAACCAAAGTTGGAACATCCTCATTCACCACCCAACAGAAATTTTAGACAAAGAACTTACAAAAGATGGAAGcgaaaaacaaaaatagaaagatAAATAAGAAAGGACATATGGAATATACCTTTAATAAATATGTATGTCTTCTGTTATTCTACCAATACTCACACATACATGTGTCTTAAGCAAAAACTCAACACACGAACTTACCAATATAAAATAAGCATTCAGAATGCAGCATACTCTGTGTCCACAGCTGGCACACCTCACTTTCTGTAAGAACTTCAACACCGTAGTAGGCTTGGTATTCAAGTTTTGGCAACAGGAATATGGGAGtcagctgaaaaagagaagataaaagaaaaaattagcaCTCACTGTCCAAAGCCATCCATAATTTAACTATATTTTGTAGTTTATAATAACCACAGTCCTCCACCATAGCTGAAGCAACAAAGACATTTCTGAGATTTTGTTTGAAGGTTCCCATTCTGTGAAATCCACAGTACAAACTTCGGAGTACAGAGACTTTATATAGAGAAAGGTGAAATGGAcaggacaaagaaaaaagaaaaacaggccTGGGCAAGCttttacaaataataaaattctgCTACTTAGtaatttttccatgtgactAAATTAATTTGAAGTTTACACTTCTGTGCTCTACTGCCCTCTGCAGCAACTTAAGAAAAAACACGTGACATTTCTAATTTGCTTATTGTTAGCAGAATTCTGCCATTTATCACTCCTGTCAGAATCTCACTTGAAACTAGAACCTAATGCTTGGACTCTCATTTGAAATCAGAGGCTACCCTAACTAGAGAAGTAACCCTAACAAGCACTGTCAGTTCTCACTGACAACCCACAGTTTaaatttcagcagaaatttaaaaaaaagaatgaacaaGTGCTTGGTTTCTAAATAATGAAGCAGTTATCCCCAGGCATTTATGAGCAGCGGATCAATAGCAAAGAGATAGGATTTCTTCAAAATAAGATTGTAAGCACAGACTCTTGGTAAGTAATCAGAGTTACAATGATTATTTCCATTTCAACAGAGCATAAACACCCGCCTGATGTAATTCTAGGATTCTCAGAAGGGACATACCACAACAAATTTGCTGAATGATTCAAAggactcttttaaaaaattacaaattactgagaattacagaataaaatttctttctccTGATGCTGCAAGGAGTATTTCGATTACAGTTGCATTCAAACCACTTAATTCCATGAGATAAACCATTTGCTAAGAAATGCCACAGTATTTTCAAGCAGAACAAATAGAATCTCTTTTTGTGTTCTCTGTTGTTCATTTTATCTCCTATTTCCCTGCTTAACTAGGCATGATAGCAAGGCTGAATCCTGCTTGAAAGTATTTATGCTCATGAACATTCTCAAAGCCTTGGGTCAAACCCCTAATTACTCCATTAACTTTTAAGAATAgttcaaaattacatttttttcacatgAGTACCATTACCCAGGCATACTACTGTAGTAAAAAAAGGAGAATCACTCTTCCTTATCTTCTAATCAAGTAGCTTTAAAGAAATCACAAGTTATTCTTCCCTGTCTTGGTCTAGCAAATATTTACTTCCAGAAGACACACTGCAGAGTCACAATTAAAGGTACCAATTGTCTCAGTGAGAGCACAAATGCTATCAAGGACTGGGAATACCAGAAATACCAGCTGAGCacaactgtttttaaaaaaaaatcaacccaaaaaaagctgaaaacagaaTCTTTACCTTTTgggctcttttctttttctggtatCGTGGCAGTGACTTGACTTTCTGCACACTGCAACGCACGAGTAACAACAGATCATCCAAACTGAAGAGCTTGTACACAACATTGCCTTCCTCAGGTGCTTGATACTCTGAAGGGTCTTCTTCAAGCAGCTGAAGTTCACTTGGCAGCTTTcctacagaaaatgaagaacCCAGAAAATGGCATGCTTGGACATTCTTTACCATGAAGCTAATTagcttttttcccttgcagTAGGTTTTTAtgtttgggtgttttgtttagggttggttttttttactgtaggatgtctttcatttcctttgatTCTGGGGTGAAAACTACTTCATTAGGCACAAAAAAGTCacttacatattaaaaaaaaaattaaaaataattacatttggAAAACGTTCACTCTAGTAAATAATCCCACATCATTCGATTTCTCACACAAATAGAGAGAACTCCAAATGTGAGACTCCATTCTTGTATAAATGTCGttcaaaagctgctttttaagcTGCAGTCACTACGcacaaaggagagaaaactttTATTTACAATGAATGCAGACATGCAAAGAGGTTTCTCAGCTTGCTATAGAACTTTCAAATTGTAGAATTATGCTTTCTATCCTTACGCAGTCACTTTTCAGCATGCTGGCAACACTGGTTTCACAacctctattaaaaaaaaatctattataaAACATCTGAATTCTATACTCtaacagagagagaaataaagtaCCATGCCTCTCAGCCTTTCAGACTGAGGGAGGAGACATGGTCTTAGTAATTACTAAAAttcagttaaataaataaaaatgtaggaAGTGATAACACAACGTCAACTAAAACCGAATTAGTTGTGTTAACCTACAGATTAAGTAGATCCTACATGATCAAATGCACACCTACTCAGAAAATACCAAACATGTTTTCCCACCAAAAAGCATGGATTTGTTGGAATTAAATATTTGAGAACAGTATCTGCCCTAACACCACCTGTCTGATTTCCTGCATATTTACCTAACACAATTAAGTGTTTCTAACTTCAGTTGGACAGAGCTGAGAAGCAACGTGAGCATGTGAGGAAAACCTCCAAGTCCACAGTCCCCAGGATCTTCAAGACTTGCAGTTCTGGGTTAAGGTCCAGGTGTAGAACAGATTCAATACCCAGCTAACTGAAAACTTGGAGAGGTGGCTTGTAGTGAATCCTCATTTGCCTTCAGGGACAGAGTGCTGGGAGTTAAGCAACAGCAACTGAACCAGAGGGCTCAAAACTTAAGACAcacaaatttcaatttttttccagtttttaatgGCATCATttgattaattttaattctacaaaaaagtaaaataattctatttttgATTGACAAACTACTTTTGCAGAACAGACTACACAAATACTTGAATTTCCATTCAAATAAACCATTCGGTAGTGGAATGGGTTATTTTCCTTGCTTAAAAACCTTGTGTATaagaattttttgtttctctacAGTAAAACAGTATTTCACAATCGCCTCTGTGGACAAACAGCTCCCAAAATGCTCCCTTCTGTGTGCAAGACAGTAATCCTCACACGGAGGAGGTACTGGTAACCTGAGTCACATCTCTAAATAAATGTAACAGATGCACTACTGCCACATTCTTCAGATAAAGtgttttctgttaaatttcCCTCCTTACCCAATGACCACACTTACTCTTTTGCACTCCCTCAAAAAGCCAAGTCCAGGTATTTCTAGAGGAGCTGGCAGGATtggaggctggggctggcacagtTTCTGTGCTGGAGGTCACCGATGTTTTTGGAGACTGAGGCACCTGGGCTGGCAGAGCATTAGAATTATCACAGCTTACCACTGGCTCCTGAGCTTTTTGGGAATGGGACTTGAGAAGTTCggtttgcattttcaaaatttgcCCGACAGGATCTAATTCTTTGAATAACTTTCTTGGAGGTTTCTTggaggcttttttcccctgatcCATGGTATCTGAGCAGTCAGTGATGCTTGCTAAAGGACTCTGGGTAGGGGAACGACATCTGGCAGTCTCTGCTGATGTACAAGAAGCAGCGGTTGGTACAGCTGGTTTGCAACAAGCAGTGGTTCCACATTCTGTATCAATTATCAAACGCTCTTCATCTGTGTCACTACTGCATAAAGAAGTGCAAATCTCTTTCTTCTGTGCAGCATCAGGCTCTTTCTCAGAACTCAGAGCAATAGACAGaggatttaattttgtttcattgtcCAACACTTCCTTGCTCATGATACGTTGTGCTTTGTTCAGTCCTACCTCCACTGACTGAAAGCTTTTACAAGGTGAATTTTCTTGAGGGCTGAAGCATGGAATGCCATCTAATGATGGAAGCTGCACACTGGCACATGCAGAACCTTCTTGCTCAGAAAGggtgtttttctcttcttcatctCCACTGTTTATGGCAGATGAATCTTTCACCCCCATTTTCAGGCCATGAGATAAAATTTTAGCAGTGTTATTAACTGCAGGAAAAGTACTTTCCATTTTAGAAGTTGTTGAGAGCTTGGTAGCTGCTCCAAAAGTTTCAAGCTCTGTAACATCATCATCGAAGTCCATCCCTGTGTCATCTGGAAGAGGAACTGTCCTGCGCTGGTAGGTATCAGCACACCCCTTAACACAGGGATGAGAAAGtaataacattaaaaaaccccaaaacaaaccaagaaataAGACATTGctaaattaaaaacacaaaaaatgttCTACCATCGATATCTGACTGTTAGGAAAGAGGAGCAGTAattgaaaaacaatttttcttgtttaacaTGGAATATCTTGGGGTCCTATGAGTTGAAAGGCCTTTCCACAGAGAAAAAGTTCACAGAACTTTCTCCACTGAAGCAAACtcatcaaaatacattttattgaAGTAAACATTAAAGCGGAGATGCCCATGTAGAAGCATTTAAAAGAACTAGACAGACATTTTCTAACAGGGTCTGTAACTGAGCAATAGAAAAACCACCAACAGAAAACCTGAATTTTCCTTTATTATCACACAAAAAGCAACTTAGGAATTTTAACAcaagtttttggttttgtttgtttttaagaacaGATGAACCTACATACATCCCACTGAAACAGATTGTCCTCAGCTGGTTTGTCCATCGATACATCAGAAATCGAAACATAAGATGTTTTAGTTGCTAGGAAATCCATTGGAATTTCATGGAAGATTTGATTCCTCTCTCTTACTGTCATTTCTTTTCTCAGCAGAGGAGAATCAACATAAACCACTTTAGCTGGTTTGCTACCTTTTCAAGAATGAAAAGAGATTGAGTACATattaaatgaaaggaagaaagactgTTGTGTAATTTAAATACTAAATCTTTCAACTTCCAATTACAGTCAAATCCATTGCACATTCACACCAGAAGAAGTGAAAAATGATCCTCTCATTCAtcagcaacagaaaataaaaagtatgtcCAGATACAGTGTGAATTACTATGATCCTGCAGCAGCAATACACACTACATTAATAGCTGAACGTATTTCAAATGCAGTTCTAAGTAGAGAATTTGTAAAATAAGAACTGAGGATTCATCACTTCCTATACAGCATCATATCACCAAATGTATCCTGTTTTCCAAAAAGATCTTTTTTCATCCTTGTTTCAAagtcaattctttttttttaagtctcatTGCCCAAGTGATGGCTGCAGCTTATTTCTCTTCTAATCAATAACTCTGTCTGGGCTCTACTGCCCCACTCCTCCTTTGTTTACCCCTTAACACACTTACATATGAAATCacccaaaaataaaaggaatatcATGCCCATCACAATAGAGAAAGCCAAGGCACATGGTGAACACAGTCTCcctgttttaggaaaaaaagtaaattaaagcAAGGGGTTGGTTACAGGGAaaagtggaaaaggaaagcacagagaaacCCTTCAAGAACCACTGTGTATTTCTAACACAACCTGAATGCCCTTTAGGTGCTAATTTTGGATTcaaaaattaagtttaaaatcTGTAATGTTGGTACAAAAGGAATCAGGCATTATCTTTACTgataaagtaatttaatttcatgtaGGAAAGTCAAAATTTGTAAATTTTGCAGGTATTTGATAGCTTATTTACTATCTGTAAGTCTGCTACAGAAAGCACTCAAGGACATTCCAACACAACAAACATTATAAATACTTGAATAAACTGTactgtggttaaaaaaaaaaaaaaaaaggtaagggAGGAAATCTATATTCAGATTACTGAAGGAGTGCTTGACAACTAAAGTAAAGCACTCTGATGAATTCTTCagtttattaaaacattttctgttgcaATTGAAAAAATTATCTTCATGGGCATTCATTCGTTATTTACTATACTATGATGTAAATAGATCTTTTTAATTCCAGAAAACGtttgctctttgctttttcATAAAATTTCAGAACTTCTCTGCTTTTTAGTTTACTGAAATCAGTTCACTTGTTAATTTTAACAGCTTCATGcaaccttttcctttccacggAGCACAACTTAGgagttttgaaaagcaaaaccagatttaactgtttttttgttttagtttttttccccaggtggAAAATAGCTGAATGTCCAAATTCAGTGTTTATGGTGATAGCTGCAGAGGTTGTTCCTATTCTCAATAACAAGGTAGAAAAAGTGACTCTGGATCAGCTTTCCAGCTTTTTTGGACAAACCCCCCATAGTTTTATGACAAAACCCCACCATACCTGCAACAGTGATCATTTTAACACGAACTGGAATTTCCCACTGTTCCTTGTAGTTTAGTCCATGATTATTCAGTAAAGTAAATAATGATTGATTACTTAAAACAACTTGAGGACAGTATTTCAAAGCaagtttttctgcatttgaatCTGAACTAATatcctaaagagaaaaaaaaaagttatttctttagaagttctttttttaagaaatacacTCAAATTTAAATTTACAAGAAAAACTCTGAACCCAATCAAAAATGGATATATACAACCCTTACTCCTCCAAAAGTCCAAATACTACCACAGTGCCAGGACTcgaaatgaaaaagcaaagtcCTCTGAAGGTTTTCAGCTGCATCTTATACATTCACATTGCAGCGTGAGAAAATATGTCTTTTTAACTTGTATTTTCAGTTAATTTGTATACCTTTGAATTACTAGGTTGAATAGGAATTTAGATAATCATGAAATATGGGAGTGcactgaagcaaagaaaaacctcCAAACCAGATTAACTCACAATTATCTATTACAGACCTTCTTATGAGTTCAGTAACAGCACAAAAGAGACATCTAATATTGAAGTATGGTTGAAATTGCACAGTTGTTTCAATACCAGTTACATATGAATAACcttaaaacaaatataaaaccaTCAAGAATACAAATTCAAAATTGAAATGATAGAATTGTTTAATATTACAAGTACACATTTCCATGAAGGAAGGAGGCTGGCAATGCTCATGAGGTTGAAGAATATCATCAGGGACTAAGAAGATAATGGGAGCCCAGGAGCACTGAGGACCATGAGAGAAGTAAGAAAAAACCAGCAATGTTCTTTCTTCTGCCACCTGAGACACCATCAGAAGTGCTCTGTTTATAGCTCTAACATCTCTTGAGGCTTATAACATTCTCCTGCatcacctctgctcctttcttcAGCAAATGTCTTTGAAATTACAGTGCTTCTGTTGAAAGTTTGGGTTTTGATATGTGAAAAAACTCCTTAAGTTAGCTGATAAAAAATTATCTGGAATAAACAGTCAAAAAACTCAGTTCTACAGAACAAACACTCCCTGATTTTCACAGTGGAAGAACACAAACAGAAATACCAGCTATTTAATGGTGCAATGCAATCTAAAAACTGCTCAACATGTAAAAAGGATCAGATTGCACTCTGTACAAAATATGCCTTAAAGATGACAATAAAAGGTTACTTACATTATGCATAACATGAGCCTTTTTTTCTGGGGTTATAATAGACGTAACAGTGCTATAATCTGTGGGCAGCTGAACAGGCATGGAAGGGAAATCTGTTTTACCATGTCTTGCTGTACCCTTGGGGAAATCAAGCAGTgtcagaaaacagttttcacAGCACTTCTTACGAGGAAAAATATTAGGAACGTACAAAAGTGCATTATAAAGTTATGTGATATAAGAAAACATACTATTAATGTAATCATTTTATTGGCAAACATCTGGTGAAAAGGGTTAACAGCCTTActaccaaaataattttatttaagtttcaattaataatttaaattataaccCCTAACTCAAGAACTGAATAATAGTTGCAAAAATCCTAATCCTTGCATGACACAATCCCAATGTAATtctacttatttaaaaaaacccacaaacccatTATGTGTACATAAGGTGCTACCATTgcaagaagatttttttccagcctaaagGTCAGCTGTGTATGAAACTTTCCTCCCATGATACTCATGATCTCCTGGAGGG
The window above is part of the Corvus hawaiiensis isolate bCorHaw1 chromosome 13, bCorHaw1.pri.cur, whole genome shotgun sequence genome. Proteins encoded here:
- the ICE2 gene encoding little elongation complex subunit 2 isoform X2, with amino-acid sequence MAAAGPQLTWDITPKNGQEVFFSHELYEKYSLSPSLSELWHLSNREAKKNVEALTNSSENRPTCSMQAPDSFEVEKSPANDHPLPEPRFPYPFTSCLSEKEQKTYLYLMTKFSKKRNHFQVNAASQREFFTYMQMKEVVNNEIAEFMKFAQNAAKNCAQDYDAISEDALHYTEGTARHGKTDFPSMPVQLPTDYSTVTSIITPEKKAHVMHNDISSDSNAEKLALKYCPQVVLSNQSLFTLLNNHGLNYKEQWEIPVRVKMITVAGSKPAKVVYVDSPLLRKEMTVRERNQIFHEIPMDFLATKTSYVSISDVSMDKPAEDNLFQWDGCADTYQRRTVPLPDDTGMDFDDDVTELETFGAATKLSTTSKMESTFPAVNNTAKILSHGLKMGVKDSSAINSGDEEEKNTLSEQEGSACASVQLPSLDGIPCFSPQENSPCKSFQSVEVGLNKAQRIMSKEVLDNETKLNPLSIALSSEKEPDAAQKKEICTSLCSSDTDEERLIIDTECGTTACCKPAVPTAASCTSAETARCRSPTQSPLASITDCSDTMDQGKKASKKPPRKLFKELDPVGQILKMQTELLKSHSQKAQEPVVSCDNSNALPAQVPQSPKTSVTSSTETVPAPASNPASSSRNTWTWLFEGVQKRKLPSELQLLEEDPSEYQAPEEGNVVYKLFSLDDLLLLVRCSVQKVKSLPRYQKKKRAQKLTPIFLLPKLEYQAYYGVEVLTESEVCQLWTQSMLHSECLFYIGHIDAFTSKLIMLEKISPETLREKLGLIKPANSLNILHHILKKVSDLEEGSYLLTHAGGDSSVAIYKSSLDKTTRSSYNLHKAHCDLPAVPATLSVPWVPLDPSLPLPYHISHGRVPCTFPPAPQEGWKQKMAGVKGQSDTPHEGKPVAMETKSKPAKPVRNEGVAPKKLRKNFCKQRKVKKKWKAKFNKTQLK
- the ICE2 gene encoding little elongation complex subunit 2 isoform X1 — protein: MAAAGPQLTWDITPKNGQEVFFSHELYEKYSLSPSLSELWHLSNREAKKNVEALTNSSENRPTCSMQAPDSFEVEKSPANDHPLPEPRFPYPFTSCLSEKEQKTYLYLMTKFSKKRNHFQVNAASQREFFTYMQMKEVVNNEIAEFMKFAQNAAKNCAQDYDAISEDALHYTEELLRVCIGHVQKYPEFYTLQEIMSIMGGKFHTQLTFRLEKNLLAMGTARHGKTDFPSMPVQLPTDYSTVTSIITPEKKAHVMHNDISSDSNAEKLALKYCPQVVLSNQSLFTLLNNHGLNYKEQWEIPVRVKMITVAGSKPAKVVYVDSPLLRKEMTVRERNQIFHEIPMDFLATKTSYVSISDVSMDKPAEDNLFQWDGCADTYQRRTVPLPDDTGMDFDDDVTELETFGAATKLSTTSKMESTFPAVNNTAKILSHGLKMGVKDSSAINSGDEEEKNTLSEQEGSACASVQLPSLDGIPCFSPQENSPCKSFQSVEVGLNKAQRIMSKEVLDNETKLNPLSIALSSEKEPDAAQKKEICTSLCSSDTDEERLIIDTECGTTACCKPAVPTAASCTSAETARCRSPTQSPLASITDCSDTMDQGKKASKKPPRKLFKELDPVGQILKMQTELLKSHSQKAQEPVVSCDNSNALPAQVPQSPKTSVTSSTETVPAPASNPASSSRNTWTWLFEGVQKRKLPSELQLLEEDPSEYQAPEEGNVVYKLFSLDDLLLLVRCSVQKVKSLPRYQKKKRAQKLTPIFLLPKLEYQAYYGVEVLTESEVCQLWTQSMLHSECLFYIGHIDAFTSKLIMLEKISPETLREKLGLIKPANSLNILHHILKKVSDLEEGSYLLTHAGGDSSVAIYKSSLDKTTRSSYNLHKAHCDLPAVPATLSVPWVPLDPSLPLPYHISHGRVPCTFPPAPQEGWKQKMAGVKGQSDTPHEGKPVAMETKSKPAKPVRNEGVAPKKLRKNFCKQRKVKKKWKAKFNKTQLK